Proteins from one Telopea speciosissima isolate NSW1024214 ecotype Mountain lineage chromosome 1, Tspe_v1, whole genome shotgun sequence genomic window:
- the LOC122649091 gene encoding probable terpene synthase 9: MSTKDPLVRLKLIDSIQRLGVVYHFEEEIKESLLLHHLVYLEGNDDLCTAALKFRLFREHGYQVSSDVFNEFKNNDGSFMDCLSNEAEGLLCLYEASYLGMTGDAVLEEAMEFSVSRLKSSMKDLGNNLAEQVRRSLEVPLHWRMVRLEARNFINVYGKEHTKKSSSILVELAKLDFNIVQSVHQRDLQELSRWWRDLAFEEELCFARDRLVENFMWTVGIIYEPGFSKCRIGLTKLISILTIIDDIYDVYGSLDELELFTNAVDRWDIKAVEELPNYMKSCYLALLNFGNGIVYDAQRDHALNILPYVKKEWARLCRAYMMEARWFYKGYTPGLEEYLGNAWISVGGPAAMVHAYFLQLQGRTLSADESLDCLKALNCGSGDLFYWASIITRLTDDLGTSQAEMERGDVPKSIQCYMNEKGVPEGEAREHIEGLVRDSWKKLNECAQSCGLPRWVVDMALNMARTSQCIFQHGDGIGTPGGVTKDRVVSLFIEPLS; the protein is encoded by the exons ATGTCTACCAAAGATCCATTGGTTCGATTGAAACTCATCGACTCGATTCAACGGTTGGGAGTGGTTTACCACTTCGAGGAAGAGATCAAAGagtcccttcttcttcatcatctcgTTTATTTGGAGGGCAATGATGATCTCTGTACTGCTGCCTTAAAATTTCGACTTTTTCGAGAACATGGATATCAAGTTAGTTCAG ATGTGTTTAATGAATTCAAGAACAACGATGGGAGCTTCATGGACTGTTTAAGTAATGAAGCCGAAGGTCTCTTGTGCTTATATGAAGCTTCATACCTTGGAATGACTGGAGATGCAGTGCTAGAGGAAGCCATGGAATTCAGTGTCTCACGTCTCAAGTCATCAATGAAAGACTTGGGGAATAATCTGGCAGAACAAGTGCGACGATCATTGGAAGTTCCATTGCACTGGAGAATGGTGAGATTAGAAGCTAGGAACTTCATAAATGTTTACGGGAAGGAGCATACAAAGAAGAGTTCATCAATATTGGTTGAGCTAGCGAAGCTAGATTTCAACATTGTGCAATCAGTTCACCAAAGAGATTTACAGGAGCTATCAag GTGGTGGAGAGACTTGGCTTTTGAAGAAGAGCTTTGCTTTGCAAGAGACCGATTAGTGGAGAATTTCATGTGGACAGTTGGGATTATCTATGAGCCCGGATTCTCCAAATGCAGGATTGGGCTCACCAAATTAATCTCAATTTTGACGATAATTGACGACATTTATGATGTATATGGATCACTAGATGAACTTGAACTCTTCACAAATGCAGTTGATAG GTGGGATATCAAAGCCGTGGAGGAGCTTCCCAACTACATGAAATCTTGCTACTTAGCCCTGCTCAATTTTGGTAATGGAATTGTTTATGATGCACAAAGGGATCATGCGTTGAATATCTTACCCTATGTTAAGAAAGAG TGGGCACGACTTTGCAGAGCATACATGATGGAAGCAAGATGGTTTTACAAGGGGTACACACCAGGGTTGGAAGAATACTTGGGTAATGCATGGATATCAGTGGGTGGTCCTGCAGCCATGGTTCATGCTTATTTTCTGCAGCTGCAAGGACGCACCCTATCGGCTGATGAGTCTCTTGATTGCCTGAAGGCTCTGAACTGTGGGTCCGGTGACCTATTTTATTGGGCATCTATCATTACTCGACTCACTGATGACCTCGGAACTTCCCAA GCTGAGATGGAAAGGGGAGATGTGCCCAAGTCCATAcaatgctacatgaatgaaaaGGGTGTCCCAGAGGGAGAAGCAAGAGAACACATAGAGGGCTTAGTGAGGGATTCATGGAAGAAGCTTAACGAGTGTGCTCAAAGCTGTGGGCTTCCTAGATGGGTTGTGGACATGGCCTTGAACATGGCACGGACTTCCCAGTGCATCTTTCAGCACGGTGATGGCATTGGCACTCCCGGCGGAGTGACTAAAGATCGAGTGGTCTCACTGTTCATCGAACCCCTTTCATGA
- the LOC122649092 gene encoding protein SMAX1-LIKE 4-like, producing MKREDMEMKVADLRRKVGSLVTRGGGAIINAGDLKWVVEGGVGEKEGGFSAEVCSYNATDHLVAKIGRLLSDYSCSNSKVWLMAIANYQTYMRCQMKQPSLETQWNLQAVSVPSGGLGLSLHASNGLDSKVSLSPNTSLVPETKPFTPKEELDSLTCCADCISNFEKEAAIFTSGQQNPSSSLLSSCNFKDMVKGPTNLPYWLQPYKADTHHKDDLVELKKRWNRLCHSLHHPRPNQILHQKGSSLFNN from the exons ATGAAGAGAGAGGATATGGAGATGAAGGTTGCAGACTTGAGAAGGAAGGTGGGTTCTCTTGTAACACGAGGTGGGGGAGCAATCATCAATGCTGGAGATCTCAAATGGGTAGTTGAAGGTGGTGTTGGTGAGAAAGAGGGAGGATTCTCAGCAGAAGTATGTAGTTATAATGCTACTGATCATCTGGTTGCAAAGATAGGAAGGTTGCTCTCAGACTATAGCTGCTCAAACAGTAAGGTATGGTTAATGGCCATTGCAAATTATCAAACTTACATGAGGTGCCAGATGAAGCAACCCTCTCTTGAGACTCAATGGAATCTTCAAGCTGTCTCTGTTCCTTCAGGTGGATTGGGTTTGAGCCTCCATGCTTCCAA TGGCCTTGACTCaaaggtatctctctctccaaacaCATCTCTAGTGCCAGAAACAAAACCTTTCACTCCTAAGGAAGAACTAGACAGTCTCACCTGTTGTGCTGATTGTATCTCCAATTTTGAAAAAGAGGCAGCCATATTCACATCAGGCCAGCAAAAcccatcttcctctcttcttagCTCTTGCAATTTCAAAGACATGGTCAAGGGTCCAACCAACTTGCCTTACTGGTTGCAGCCATATAAAGCTGACACCCATCACAAG gatgatttggttgaattgaagaaaagatGGAACAGGTTATGCCACAGCCTACACCATCCAAGGCCTAATCAGATCCTCCACCAAAAAGGCTCTTCCTTATTCAACAACTAA